CGCACGACGTCTTGGCCTCAGCTGCCACGACCGCCGCTTCGACCCGTTTGCGTTGCTCTTCGTTGATCAACTCCGATGCACTCTTCATAGTCGCCACTCCTTACCAAGAACCCGTTGCACCGCCGCCACCGGAAGAGCCACCGCCGAACGACCCTCCGCCAAAGCCACCACTGCTGCCACCGCGACTGGTCAACAGCTGGTAGAGGATCACACCCAGGACTGTGAATACAGCCCCCCAAAAAAGCCAAGCCCATCCGCTGGAACCGTTGCGGACCAGAGAGACGACCGTGAAGATGCCCAGCCCGATCGCACCGACAACCAACGCGTAATGCCACCAGGGACGCGGTCGCGTCGGCAGTTGCAGCTTGCGAGCCATCGTGTCGAGTGCTTCGACGCCGGCCACGATCCCTTCGGAAAACCGCCCCTGTTTAAACTCCGCCACGATGTAGTCGTCCATGATCTGTCGGCAGAGCGCATCTTCGCGTCGACCCCATCCGCCTCCTAGCTCGATCCTCGCTTTCCGATCGTCGCGGGAAACCAGCAACAGGATCCCCGTATTCCACTCCTGGTCTCCCAACGTCGCCTGACCGATTCCCCATTGATCGAACAACAGTGTTGCAAACGTCTCGATCCGCAGCCTTTCGCCGCCGTATTGTGCCATCGATTCGATCGTGATCACGATGATCGGCGTCGCTTTGTCGGTCAGCAGGCTGTCGCACAGTTCTTGGATCTTTTCCTTTGCGCCAGGATTGAGCATTCCCGCGAGGTCGCGGACAAATTCACGCTCCCCCGGCGGTTGAAGATCGATTTCGATCGCGGTCGCCGATGGAGGGCCCATCCAACCCAAGGCGATGATCGCGGCGCAATAAACAAACGCCAGACTTCTGCGTCGACTAATCATGGGTCTTCTTTCATCCTTCCAATCTGCGGCGGCAACTTGCTGGCGGTGGCCAAAGGTCAGGGAGAGACCACGCGATGTGGCCGGTCGTTGAGCTAACGAGACGCCCTCGGCGGATCCGCTCTCCCGGTCCGGTTCTCCGATAACCGTACCAGCTTTCTATCCGCACTCAATCGATCATCTGGTAGCTGCTCGTCGGCACGCCAGCCGATCGCAAAGCTTGGTGAATCGCAAATGCGTCTTTTGCGGTTCCTTCATACGTTATCACCATCGGCCCCGCAGGCCAATTCTTCTCGACAGCATGGATCGGAAATTCAAGCGAATCGATCGACTTGTCGACCTCGCCCGCGAAAGATGGATGCGGCTCGCTCGACAGCTCCTTCCAAAAATTGAACGACACCTTTCGAATGCGTCGCTCGGCGTCATCGTTCTGTGCGGTCGTTGGATCCGGACGATTCGGATTCGAACGACTGGGTGTCGGCCCGATGGAGAACCTTGCGATGAGGAAACCGACCAGCACGACCAAACCAGCCAGTGCGACGGTTCGCGATGCTTTCGAGCTACGGGAGGACCGAGAGTTATTCATGGCATGGGATCTTGCGGATTGGTGTCACGTTGTGCAGCCAGCTTGCGTCCGCGCAGCACAACCCAGAACAGCACCAGCCAGATAGTACCCGCTGTGACGAGTGCATTTGGGATGCTGCGATGGGAATAGAGACAGTAGCCCAACCCCGCGATGCCACCGAGTGATGCGACGGCCAACGGTTGACGATATT
Above is a genomic segment from Rosistilla ulvae containing:
- a CDS encoding TPM domain-containing protein yields the protein MISRRRSLAFVYCAAIIALGWMGPPSATAIEIDLQPPGEREFVRDLAGMLNPGAKEKIQELCDSLLTDKATPIIVITIESMAQYGGERLRIETFATLLFDQWGIGQATLGDQEWNTGILLLVSRDDRKARIELGGGWGRREDALCRQIMDDYIVAEFKQGRFSEGIVAGVEALDTMARKLQLPTRPRPWWHYALVVGAIGLGIFTVVSLVRNGSSGWAWLFWGAVFTVLGVILYQLLTSRGGSSGGFGGGSFGGGSSGGGGATGSW